One stretch of Pyrenophora tritici-repentis strain M4 chromosome 4, whole genome shotgun sequence DNA includes these proteins:
- a CDS encoding DUF3984 multi-domain protein has protein sequence MPASARRSQEQDYRLEQSAYQATSHRISTHSYGSASSPRRPAIATSSDLNKPLPPSPSGSQTRSRKPTPLSGPGRHEAPTQLNQSHLRAEPYHHNQRYTTSLHLDTDSSHHHDYSRSMPSSPYDHSQFLSANPATIPRAHSSAADYSEPTQYLPYSMSSEQQSARPQQQRAVSMSPYFDTTAPLRSRTHPEPTLSPTARENMSIRPRPHTTYLSPTENFTDITQWHLFAEAMTGLPTNSEPFSPTGTPQLQGSLFARRSASDTIPIPLQNPQRSSQRLPRDNWQYYESSRTSSRAVTTLNHSLPVPNPPRVAYQQWQPPLHMNAVTSELQMLGLNDAPESDDELPDYQQSQAEMEAKKRREASARARELEARWRGARG, from the coding sequence ATGCCAGCTTCTGCAAGGCGATCGCAAGAGCAAGATTACAGATTAGAGCAATCGGCGTATCAAGCAACTTCGCATCGCATTAGTACACACTCGTATGGCTCAGCTTCATCGCCAAGAAGACCTGCCATTGCTACCAGCTCGGATCTCAACAAGCCACTACCGCCATCACCTTCGGGTTCGCAGACACGATCTCGTAAACCGACACCGTTGAGTGGCCCCGGCCGCCACGAGGCTCCGACCCAGCTGAACCAATCCCATCTTCGGGCCGAGCCTTACCACCACAATCAAAGGTACACTACTAGCCTCCATCTGGATACAGATAGTTCTCATCACCATGACTATTCTCGCAGCATGCCCAGTTCGCCCTACGATCATAGCCAGTTCCTATCCGCCAACCCAGCTACAATTCCACGAGCCCACTCCTCTGCTGCCGACTACTCAGAACCTACGCAGTACCTCCCGTATTCTATGTCATCAGAGCAACAGTCGGCTCGTCCTCAGCAACAGCGCGCTGTTTCTATGAGCCCCTACTTCGACACGACAGCACCACTCCGATCTCGCACCCATCCCGAGCCTACTCTCAGCCCCACAGCACGCGAAAACATGTCCATCCGACCACGTCCACATACGACATATCTTTCACCCACAGAGAATTTTACAGATATCACGCAGTGGCATCTCTTTGCAGAGGCAATGACCGGGTTACCAACCAACTCAGAGCCTTTTTCGCCTACCGGAACTCCACAGCTTCAAGGCTCGCTCTTCGCTAGACGGAGCGCCAGTGATACGATACCCATTCCGCTTCAAAATCCGCAACGATCTTCGCAGAGACTACCAAGAGACAACTGGCAATACTACGAATCATCACGCACATCGTCACGAGCAGTGACTACACTCAACCACAGCTTACCGGTACCAAATCCGCCTCGTGTGGCATACCAGCAGTGGCAACCGCCACTGCACATGAATGCGGTCACTTCGGAGCTGCAAATGCTTGGACTGAACGATGCTCCCGAATCCGATGATGAGTTACCGGATTATCAGCAGAGTCAGGCGGAGATGGAAGCGAAGAAAAGAAGAGAAGCATCCGCTCGGGCGAGAGAATTGGAAGCAAGGTGGAGAGGTGCTCGCGGATAA